The following coding sequences are from one SAR86 cluster bacterium window:
- a CDS encoding biotin--[acetyl-CoA-carboxylase] ligase, translated as MEDVNQNPLNRKIINSYLNLEEFQKVKILIFKEIDSTNRYLSDLESDADTLYICSAEKQTRGKGRGNKKWESPTGQNIYLSLSFQFGKNSNLNGFSLMVGLAIRDTLEELYDIDSNIKWPNDIFFKNKKLCGILIETKYENNLVKIIIGIGINVFMQTNNDINQDWVSLKLIDGRKKFDRNLIIGKLTSKIIDYSRDYQMYGFAHFQKKFNQYNYLKNKTVTSESFKKKDCKVIEVDHEGRLKVLIDKETKLISSGELSFKIKE; from the coding sequence ATGGAAGATGTCAATCAAAACCCTTTAAATAGGAAAATTATTAATTCATATTTGAATTTAGAGGAATTCCAAAAGGTAAAAATACTAATTTTTAAAGAAATAGACTCAACAAATAGATACTTATCGGATTTAGAAAGTGACGCAGATACTCTTTATATTTGTTCAGCTGAAAAGCAAACTAGGGGCAAAGGAAGAGGAAATAAAAAATGGGAAAGTCCAACGGGTCAAAATATTTACTTATCATTATCTTTCCAGTTTGGAAAAAATTCTAACCTGAATGGCTTTAGTTTAATGGTTGGTTTAGCAATTAGAGACACTTTAGAAGAGCTTTATGACATAGATTCAAATATAAAATGGCCAAATGATATCTTTTTTAAAAATAAAAAATTATGTGGAATTTTGATTGAAACTAAATATGAAAATAATTTAGTCAAGATTATTATTGGTATAGGGATAAATGTTTTTATGCAAACTAATAATGATATAAATCAGGATTGGGTTTCCCTTAAATTAATTGATGGAAGAAAAAAGTTTGACAGAAACCTAATTATTGGAAAATTGACGTCAAAAATCATAGATTATTCTAGGGATTATCAAATGTATGGCTTTGCTCACTTTCAAAAAAAATTCAACCAATATAATTATCTAAAAAATAAAACTGTAACCTCAGAGAGTTTCAAAAAAAAAGATTGTAAGGTAATTGAAGTAGACCACGAGGGAAGATTAAAAGTATTGATCGACAAAGAAACCAAACTAATTTCTTCTGGAGAACTCTCTTTCAAAATAAAAGAATAG
- a CDS encoding VacB/RNase II family 3'-5' exoribonuclease, whose protein sequence is MAKKKNVKKNSFISYEFNNPFEFSTELALERSDISETWPKSTIREINKIKKEGPLDSSVSRVDLTDKFFVTIDGKSAKDFDDALYAEETSSGFKLFVSISDVSEYVRKNSALDIEALNRGTSIYFRNKVIPMLPELLSNGRCSLNPNEKKYTISCVIDLTKDAEIKDYYFCESVIASKARLTYENLGPLFSKPKNKLDKKININLNNLEKIYRALKQRRQQRNSIEFNLSETKPISNKSNRILKFSKLKRNEYHGVVEECMILANICAANFLLKRKIPTIFRFHEKPDLSKISNLKEFLTSRGFKKNMKTSNSRNAILSWLKESKKTRFEEIINIQILRSMKLAKYDSANSDHFALALDRYCHFTSPIRRYADLVVHRGIKGYLREQNKNNGSRFFYNKNEVAEISELISDKERKAEKITKEAEKFLKCKCAENYIGEKFEGTIVSVFDFGFFVKIHKLNIDGFCHINSFKGTKRIRFKLDETIQALIGKKENYFVGDSIKVEITSVDIFRKRIDLKKC, encoded by the coding sequence ATGGCCAAGAAAAAAAATGTAAAAAAAAATTCATTTATAAGCTATGAATTCAATAATCCTTTTGAGTTCTCAACTGAGCTAGCCTTAGAGAGATCTGATATTTCAGAGACTTGGCCCAAATCAACAATTAGAGAAATTAATAAAATCAAAAAAGAGGGGCCGTTGGATTCTTCTGTTTCCAGAGTTGATTTAACAGATAAATTTTTCGTAACAATAGACGGTAAAAGTGCAAAAGATTTTGACGATGCCCTCTATGCAGAGGAAACCTCTTCTGGTTTTAAGCTATTCGTCTCAATTTCCGATGTGTCTGAATATGTAAGAAAGAATTCAGCTTTAGATATTGAAGCTTTGAATAGAGGCACTTCGATATACTTTAGAAATAAAGTGATCCCTATGTTGCCTGAATTGTTATCAAACGGCAGGTGTTCTCTTAATCCGAATGAGAAAAAATATACGATATCTTGTGTTATTGACCTCACCAAAGATGCAGAAATAAAGGATTACTATTTTTGTGAATCAGTTATAGCGTCCAAAGCCCGTCTCACCTACGAAAATCTAGGACCTCTTTTTTCAAAACCAAAAAATAAGTTGGATAAAAAAATTAATATCAATTTAAATAATTTAGAAAAAATATATCGAGCTTTAAAGCAAAGGAGACAACAAAGAAATAGTATTGAATTTAACCTTTCTGAAACTAAACCGATCTCAAATAAATCCAATCGAATTTTAAAGTTCTCTAAATTAAAAAGGAATGAATATCATGGTGTTGTAGAAGAATGCATGATTCTCGCAAATATTTGTGCCGCTAATTTTTTACTTAAAAGAAAAATTCCTACAATTTTTAGATTTCATGAAAAACCTGATCTTTCTAAGATCTCAAACTTGAAAGAATTTCTTACAAGTAGAGGTTTTAAGAAAAATATGAAAACTAGTAACTCTAGAAATGCAATTCTTAGTTGGCTGAAAGAATCAAAAAAAACAAGATTTGAAGAAATAATCAATATTCAAATTTTGAGAAGCATGAAACTCGCGAAGTATGACTCTGCTAATAGCGATCATTTTGCATTAGCTCTTGACAGATATTGTCATTTCACCTCTCCAATAAGAAGATATGCTGATTTAGTTGTGCATCGAGGCATCAAGGGTTATCTTCGAGAACAAAATAAAAATAATGGCTCAAGATTTTTTTATAATAAAAATGAAGTAGCTGAAATTTCTGAACTTATTTCTGATAAGGAAAGAAAAGCAGAAAAAATAACAAAGGAAGCAGAAAAGTTTCTCAAGTGCAAGTGTGCCGAAAACTATATCGGAGAGAAGTTTGAGGGCACTATTGTTTCAGTTTTTGATTTTGGATTCTTTGTAAAGATTCATAAACTCAATATTGATGGATTTTGCCACATAAATTCTTTTAAAGGCACCAAAAGAATTAGATTCAAATTAGATGAGACAATTCAAGCACTGATAGGAAAGAAGGAAAATTATTTTGTTGGGGATTCGATAAAAGTAGAAATAACTTCGGTGGATATTTTTAGAAAACGCATAGATTTAAAAAAATGCTGA
- a CDS encoding RNA methyltransferase: MLKERIVTTTDINFIKTLIELNHEKIVEIIYKEGIKRITSIIELAKAKGVHVSKSDTKDLKISMTFYPQEIKNINFLEDLIFNKKNLFFLILDRIQDPQNLGSIFRTSLGMNVDAIIVPNKNSCRLTNSVREVSKGATEVIPLIMVSSLTKVAKFLIQNDVNVFTCSSESKKNFYEANFKQNLALVFGSENDGVSKALEELASEKIKIPMDARLESLNVSNASSVILFEVFRQREL, from the coding sequence ATGCTGAAAGAAAGAATTGTTACCACAACCGATATAAATTTCATCAAGACTTTAATTGAATTAAATCATGAAAAAATCGTTGAAATTATTTATAAAGAAGGGATTAAAAGAATAACCTCTATTATTGAATTAGCCAAAGCAAAGGGTGTTCATGTGTCTAAATCGGATACGAAAGATCTAAAAATATCAATGACCTTTTATCCTCAAGAGATTAAAAATATAAATTTTCTTGAAGATTTAATCTTCAATAAAAAAAATTTATTTTTTCTAATTCTAGATAGAATTCAGGACCCACAAAATTTAGGTTCTATTTTTAGAACTTCTCTTGGAATGAATGTAGATGCAATTATTGTTCCCAATAAAAATTCATGTCGTCTCACTAACTCTGTCAGAGAGGTCTCAAAGGGTGCTACTGAAGTAATTCCTTTGATCATGGTATCTAGCCTTACAAAAGTTGCTAAATTTCTTATTCAGAATGATGTAAATGTGTTTACTTGCTCAAGCGAAAGTAAGAAGAATTTCTATGAAGCTAATTTCAAACAAAATCTAGCGCTAGTATTTGGTTCTGAGAATGATGGAGTGTCAAAGGCTTTGGAGGAATTGGCTTCAGAAAAAATTAAAATTCCTATGGATGCAAGATTAGAAAGTCTTAACGTTTCTAATGCTTCTTCTGTTATTCTATTTGAAGTTTTTCGTCAGAGAGAATTGTAA
- the lpxC gene encoding UDP-3-O-acyl-N-acetylglucosamine deacetylase, whose protein sequence is MLVQRTLTNSINAVGVGLHSGRRISIKLLPAEEDTGIIFRRVDLSPPVEIKAIVNNVGATTLATTLMEGEVEISTIEHMLSAFAGLGIDNAIIEIDDVEVPIMDGSSSSFVFLIQSAGIKEQTKPKKFIKIKKEISVETDNGAFVKLSPYDGFKVTYSLVYDDDKHKQYSSKKSIDFNSTTYLKEISRARTFGFMEELNVLKEKNLALGASEKNAIAIGEEGILNEEGLRSKDEFVQHKILDVVGDLYLLQYNIIGEFEGYKSGHTQNNLLLKKLQESPETWELISSDGDAPEIKYIEPIIDPSSG, encoded by the coding sequence ATGCTAGTTCAAAGAACATTGACTAATTCAATAAATGCCGTCGGCGTTGGACTGCATTCTGGAAGAAGAATTTCCATCAAACTCCTGCCAGCAGAAGAGGATACTGGAATCATTTTTAGAAGAGTTGATTTATCTCCGCCCGTAGAGATTAAAGCAATAGTTAATAATGTAGGGGCCACAACCCTTGCCACTACTCTAATGGAAGGAGAAGTTGAAATATCAACAATTGAGCATATGTTATCTGCATTTGCGGGCTTGGGAATAGATAATGCAATTATTGAAATAGACGATGTAGAGGTGCCAATAATGGATGGAAGTTCTAGTTCTTTTGTGTTTCTTATACAGTCTGCTGGAATTAAAGAACAAACTAAGCCAAAAAAATTTATAAAAATTAAAAAAGAAATCTCTGTTGAAACAGATAATGGCGCCTTTGTTAAATTGTCTCCATATGACGGATTCAAGGTTACATATTCTTTAGTTTATGACGACGATAAGCACAAACAATATTCTAGTAAAAAAAGTATCGATTTTAATTCGACAACTTATTTAAAGGAAATTTCAAGAGCAAGAACATTTGGTTTTATGGAAGAGCTCAATGTACTTAAAGAAAAAAATCTTGCCTTGGGAGCGAGCGAAAAAAATGCCATAGCTATTGGAGAAGAAGGAATTCTTAACGAAGAAGGGCTTAGATCTAAAGATGAATTTGTTCAACACAAGATATTAGATGTTGTAGGAGATTTATATCTACTTCAATACAACATAATTGGAGAATTTGAAGGCTATAAATCTGGTCATACGCAAAATAATTTGCTTCTAAAAAAATTACAAGAATCGCCGGAGACTTGGGAATTAATTTCATCTGACGGTGATGCGCCTGAAATAAAATATATCGAACCAATTATAGATCCTAGTTCAGGTTAA
- the tuf gene encoding elongation factor Tu, with product MAKEKFERTKPHVNVGTIGHVDHGKTTLTAALTKVCADAYGAGEAVAFDGIDNAPEEKERGITIATSHVEYDTPNRHYAHVDCPGHADYIKNMITGAAQMDGAILVVNAADGPMPQTREHILLARQVGVPYIVVFLNKADMVDDEELTMLVEEEIRELLTEYDFPGADTPIIVGSALKALEGDASDIGVSAVTKLVEALDSYIPEPERETDKPFLMPIEDIFSIQGRGTVVTGRIERGMVNVNDPLDIIGIKESEATVCTGVEMFRKLLDQGRAGENVGVLLRGTKREEVERGQVLCAPGSIKSHTKFEAQVYVLSKEEGGRHTPFFKGYRPQFYVRTTDVTGAVTLPDGVEMVMPGDDVSVTVELISPIAMEDGMKFAIREGGRTVGAGVVTKIIE from the coding sequence ATGGCTAAGGAAAAATTTGAAAGAACCAAACCGCATGTAAATGTTGGAACTATTGGTCACGTAGATCATGGTAAAACTACACTTACCGCTGCTCTTACAAAAGTATGTGCAGATGCTTATGGAGCTGGAGAAGCCGTAGCTTTTGATGGAATTGATAATGCTCCAGAGGAGAAAGAAAGGGGAATAACTATTGCCACCTCTCATGTGGAATACGATACACCTAACAGACATTATGCACATGTCGATTGTCCGGGGCATGCCGACTACATAAAAAATATGATTACTGGAGCTGCCCAAATGGATGGGGCTATATTAGTGGTCAATGCTGCTGACGGTCCTATGCCACAAACTAGAGAACACATCTTATTAGCAAGACAAGTTGGTGTTCCTTACATTGTAGTTTTTTTGAATAAAGCTGACATGGTAGATGACGAAGAATTGACAATGTTGGTTGAAGAAGAAATTAGAGAATTATTAACAGAATATGATTTTCCTGGGGCAGATACTCCAATTATTGTCGGATCCGCATTGAAGGCGCTTGAAGGAGATGCATCAGATATAGGTGTTTCAGCAGTTACGAAACTTGTGGAAGCTCTCGACTCTTATATTCCAGAACCCGAAAGAGAAACAGACAAACCTTTTTTAATGCCTATAGAGGACATCTTTTCTATTCAAGGAAGAGGTACAGTGGTAACAGGAAGAATTGAGAGAGGTATGGTTAATGTTAACGATCCTTTGGACATTATCGGTATCAAAGAATCCGAAGCTACAGTTTGTACTGGAGTAGAAATGTTTAGAAAACTTCTAGACCAGGGAAGAGCTGGCGAAAATGTTGGTGTTTTATTAAGAGGAACGAAACGTGAGGAAGTAGAGAGAGGTCAAGTTTTATGCGCTCCTGGTTCTATTAAATCTCATACTAAATTTGAAGCCCAAGTTTATGTTTTAAGCAAAGAAGAAGGAGGAAGACACACACCTTTCTTTAAAGGCTACAGACCACAGTTTTATGTTAGAACTACCGATGTTACAGGTGCGGTTACTTTACCTGACGGCGTTGAGATGGTCATGCCAGGTGATGACGTCTCTGTCACTGTTGAGCTTATTTCTCCCATCGCGATGGAAGACGGTATGAAATTTGCCATTAGAGAGGGCGGAAGAACCGTAGGTGCTGGAGTAGTTACTAAGATTATCGAGTAG
- a CDS encoding nuclear transport factor 2 family protein, protein MNKINPIKTWHKVVENGELSKLDEILDEDCNFYSPVVFSPQNGRETTKKYLSAAAIVFADESFKYTKELISNELACLEFELVLNEININGIDIISWNEEGKITEFKVMIRPLKAVEIIHKYMGEELK, encoded by the coding sequence ATGAACAAGATAAATCCAATAAAAACCTGGCACAAAGTAGTTGAAAATGGAGAACTTTCTAAGTTAGATGAAATCCTAGATGAAGATTGCAATTTTTATTCACCAGTAGTTTTTTCACCGCAAAATGGAAGAGAAACAACAAAGAAATATTTAAGTGCTGCAGCTATCGTTTTTGCTGACGAAAGCTTTAAATACACAAAAGAGCTAATCTCCAACGAGTTAGCTTGTTTAGAGTTTGAACTAGTTCTCAACGAAATAAATATTAATGGTATAGATATTATTTCTTGGAACGAGGAAGGAAAAATAACAGAGTTTAAAGTCATGATTAGACCACTAAAAGCGGTAGAAATAATTCATAAATACATGGGTGAGGAATTAAAATAG
- the rraA gene encoding ribonuclease E activity regulator RraA — MTKRFSTPDISDKYSHSLAINIQFRSFGKKEYFCGQVKTAQCPEDNSKVKEILSQDGSGQVLLVDGNGSSKVALLGDMLAKQAIENSWEGVIINGCVRDVEILKALSLGIFATGSCPVRSNKENRGALGQPIEIGGILVKEDSWIYADESGVLVSEIKLEDF, encoded by the coding sequence ATGACTAAAAGATTTAGTACGCCAGATATTAGTGATAAATACTCTCATTCACTTGCCATCAATATTCAATTTCGTAGCTTTGGAAAAAAAGAATATTTTTGTGGACAAGTTAAAACCGCGCAATGTCCAGAAGATAATAGCAAGGTAAAGGAAATATTGAGTCAAGATGGTTCTGGCCAAGTTCTTTTAGTTGACGGCAATGGAAGTTCTAAAGTAGCTCTTCTGGGCGATATGCTTGCAAAGCAGGCGATTGAGAATTCTTGGGAGGGAGTGATAATCAATGGTTGTGTTCGCGATGTAGAAATTTTAAAAGCACTCTCGCTAGGTATTTTTGCCACTGGTTCTTGTCCGGTGAGAAGCAACAAAGAAAATAGAGGCGCACTAGGACAGCCAATTGAAATAGGAGGTATTTTAGTAAAAGAAGATTCTTGGATATATGCTGATGAAAGTGGTGTGCTCGTTTCTGAAATTAAATTGGAGGATTTTTGA
- the nusG gene encoding transcription termination/antitermination protein NusG — protein MSKAWYVINSYSGYENKAKEQLMDRIASEGQDEYFGRIEVPTQEITEIKGGKEKIVQKKFFPGYILVEMEMNDDTWHLVKETPRVLGFIGGTKNDPKSITDVEANRILNQIENGVDESTQSVSFEPGEMIRVIDGPFNDFSGVVEEVDNEKSKVKVAVMIFGRSTPVELDFTQIERS, from the coding sequence ATGTCTAAAGCTTGGTATGTAATTAATTCTTATTCTGGTTATGAAAATAAAGCTAAAGAACAATTGATGGACAGAATTGCTTCTGAGGGACAGGATGAATATTTTGGAAGAATAGAAGTTCCTACTCAGGAAATAACTGAAATTAAAGGCGGTAAAGAAAAAATCGTACAAAAGAAGTTCTTTCCTGGATATATTTTAGTGGAAATGGAAATGAATGATGATACTTGGCATTTAGTTAAAGAAACTCCAAGAGTTTTAGGTTTTATTGGAGGAACAAAAAATGATCCTAAAAGCATTACAGATGTTGAGGCGAACCGAATTTTAAATCAGATTGAAAATGGAGTTGATGAATCTACGCAATCAGTTTCATTTGAGCCCGGGGAAATGATTAGGGTAATAGATGGACCTTTTAATGATTTTAGTGGTGTTGTGGAAGAAGTAGATAATGAAAAAAGTAAGGTTAAAGTTGCAGTTATGATATTTGGAAGGTCGACGCCAGTTGAATTAGATTTTACTCAAATTGAGAGAAGCTAA
- the secE gene encoding preprotein translocase subunit SecE: protein MSQQVESNYNIQSKLLWLIGLCLISLAVWGNSYFSDIGLLYRVLGVVGILLVSLFVLRFTIFGNQTYNLLVQSSTEIRKVVWPNRTETTQTTLIVTVAVLIASLILWGLDSLFSFLIKLLLG, encoded by the coding sequence ATGTCACAACAAGTAGAAAGTAATTATAATATCCAAAGCAAGCTGCTTTGGCTTATAGGATTATGTCTAATTTCCCTTGCCGTATGGGGCAATTCATATTTTTCTGACATTGGTCTTTTATATAGAGTATTAGGCGTTGTAGGGATTCTTTTAGTTTCTTTATTTGTCTTGAGATTTACAATATTCGGAAATCAAACTTACAATTTACTTGTACAATCTTCTACAGAAATCAGGAAAGTTGTATGGCCCAATAGAACAGAAACGACTCAGACAACTCTTATAGTTACTGTTGCGGTTTTAATTGCTTCTCTTATTTTGTGGGGATTAGACTCTTTGTTTTCTTTTTTAATCAAATTGTTATTGGGTTGA